TTGATAACGACGTTGAAGGAACCGACATCTCGTTCGGTTTTGACACGGCGGTGGGTATTGCCACAGAGGCGATCGATCGCCTGCACAGCACCGCAGAAGCGCATCACCGCGTGATGGTCCTGGAAGTTTTGGGCCGTTTTTCAGGGGCGATTGCCGCAACCGCGGGCATTGCCGGCGGCGCAGATTATATCCTCGTGCCGGAGCAGCCGTTTTCCGTCGATGAAGTCGCAAAAGCAATCGAAGCGCGCAAGCGCCGCGGCCGGAATTTCAGCATCATTGTGGTTGCCGAAGGCGCGCGGCCGCAGGAAGCTGACCGCGAGTTCGGTGTTGCCAAACGCGTCGATGAATACGATCATCCGGTTTATGGCGGCGCCGGCGATTACGTCGCGCGCAAGCTGGAGCAATTGCTGGTGCAAACCGAAGTGCGTGTCACGGTGTTGGGCCCGTTGCAGCGCGGCGGCTCGCCCACCTCGTATGATCGCTTGCTGGCGACGCGCTTTGGCGTGAAGGCTGCGGACATGGTGCACGAGGGCAAATTCGGACGCATGGCGGCATTGCGTGGCACGGAGATCGTCGACGCGCCCATCACCGAAGCGCTGCAAAAACCAAAGACCATCGATCCCAAAATTTTGGAAATTGCTAAAGTATTTTTTGCATAAACGTGCAACAGATTTTCATTTAACGAACCGAGTGTGGAGGAGTATATGGCTATACAAGTTGGCATCAACGGATTTGGCAGAATCGGGCGCAACATCTTTCGCGCCGCAATGAACGACAAAGACATCGAATTCGTCGCCGTCAATGACATCACCGATGCGAAAACCCTGGCGCATTTGCTGAAGTATGACTCGATTTTGGGCAATCTCGACGCGCAAGTCGTAGCGAAAGATAATAACATTCTGGTGAACGGCAAGCCGGTGCGTGTTTACTCGGAAAAAGATCCTGCAAACCTGAAATGGCGCGATCTGGGCGTGGACATCGTGGT
This window of the Cytophagia bacterium CHB2 genome carries:
- a CDS encoding 6-phosphofructokinase; this encodes MRIGILTGGSDCPGLNAAIRAVTRRAITAYDDQVLGIRNGWDGLIEGDIEPLSLYSVSGILPKGGTILGTSLHNPFKSEESIAKIIENTQRYEISALVVIGGEDTLGVAHKLASKGVKAVGIPKTIDNDVEGTDISFGFDTAVGIATEAIDRLHSTAEAHHRVMVLEVLGRFSGAIAATAGIAGGADYILVPEQPFSVDEVAKAIEARKRRGRNFSIIVVAEGARPQEADREFGVAKRVDEYDHPVYGGAGDYVARKLEQLLVQTEVRVTVLGPLQRGGSPTSYDRLLATRFGVKAADMVHEGKFGRMAALRGTEIVDAPITEALQKPKTIDPKILEIAKVFFA